Genomic segment of Leopardus geoffroyi isolate Oge1 chromosome B2, O.geoffroyi_Oge1_pat1.0, whole genome shotgun sequence:
CTAAAAGTTTCAGAAGCCTGCCCACTGTTACTATACTCCAATCAACTGTGGTTAAATGGCCTGAGTTCTGTCTTATCCAATGAACAACTCCTGCCTTCCGAAGGAGGTAGGATGGATGAAGGCAGGACGATTAGTGAAAGTTCCTTCTGTGGGAAAGGAGAAAATCATTTGTTAAAATGGTAGTCTATACAATGGACAGAAGGACATGGTCAACAATACCATGGAAGGATAATCAGCAGAATCCAAACTATGGAAATTCTACCCAGCAAACTGGATTCTttacaaataaattgaaagaatttttaaaggtgGGTGTAGGGGAGCTAGGCACTGAAAGAAAATCTGTAAATTATTTACCAGACAAAAAGTGGACAAAATCTAAGAGTGTTTAAGGACTCACATTTGCATAGTAAAACTTACAAGGATGTGATTGTCATAAAAATGATAATGGTTATTATTAGAGGAGAGTGAGGGAATTGTGATTGGGAGAGTATTAAATAGAAGGGGGTAAGTAAATTTCTTTGTGGCATTAGTAGTACTTAAAATAATCATTAAGCTAAGCGTTTGTTACATAGTTTTCTCTGTTGcatcttataatttaaaaaggtttttcaaagaaatgttagTCTAAATTTCATAAAGAATTAGTTCAGTCTAATTTagtaaaaagaaattctgtttgAACTACCATACCCTTGGTTAGCACaagctgttttttttcctcatagtcTTTTGAATTACTTAGATGTAATTCGGGCTATTCTATGGGATTCTAGCCACAGCatctataatttttaatagcattAACTTGAAGACCTGCTTATCTTTTCTTAGACTTAACTCCCTGAGGGAGAAGCCATGGCTCTGATACCAGACTGTGTTCAATATGGCTTTCCATTCCTGCATTTATGTATTCTTCAAGAAGTGACTTactggaaggagggaaaaagccATTAGATATGGATGGAAGTGGGAAAGTCAATTTCGAGGGGATCCAACTGGAAAGACCCAGACTGGAAAGGAGAGAGCCAATAGGATTTTGGAAAAGGAGAGCAAGTCAGTTCTCAGTAAATAGAAGCTAACATTCCATGCAATGAGCTTCATCATTGACGAACAGAGACAGTACCATTCTTGTCTCACTGTGACACAGTGCCCAGCATAGGGCTTTACATATGACAAGTACTGAATAAAGATTTATAGATAATATAGTATAGCTGTGATAAATGTGTAGGATACAAGTAAGTTTATACCTTGATACTCCTACATTTATACCTTAGGAGTATAGTTTATACCTTGATACtccttttgggggaggggatttGTTAttgaggatatatttttttaagtttatttatttattttgagagagagagaaagagagctagcatgagtgggggaggaacagagagaaagggagggagggaatcccaagcaggctccacactgtcagtgcaaagcccaacatgtggctccctctccccaactgtgagatcatgacctgagttgaaatcaaaagtcagacactcaactgactgaactacccaggcgcccctataccttGATATTTCTGTAACAGGAATCTAGGACAAGAGGCTGGAAAAGTCTTTAAGTCAGAATGTCATGCCAAATCAATCTGAGCTCTTTTATACTTCTAGCTGTATATTAGATTGTAGAATTTCATAGTTATAAAATTTCTCTTACCTTAAAGAGTGTAAGATCAGTCTGGAAAgtcagaaaaatcaagaaaatcccACAAGCAATTCCAAATTCCTAAGGGATATTCTCATCAGAAATATTAATGGGAGACCATGATCGTGATGAACAATATGATGGGGATTTGAAAATCCCACACAATGTTTGAAAATCAGGCAAGGAGTAACTGTAATAATTCATATGTAAGTATATAGTGGTTAGGAGAATGCAAGGTGGCAAACTGGTGGTGTTGATGATAATTAGTATAAAAATACTGCAAcaaatttcctttttgtgttttcgAATAAAATACccacatttttcattatttcttatcatGTACAGGGCTGCAGAGTGAATTATATGATGTTTCCAAAGCTGTTGCCAACTCAAAGCAGTTAGATGTAAAGCTAACCTCCTTCAAGGccgtttatttttctcctctttcaacTCTGCCGAACACCAGTTCCCTGTATGTAAACTAAGTTTCTACATGTGGGATAGGACTTACTATATAGGAGTACAAATAGTAGTACCTAGAATACATGGTATTTTTAAGGAACATTTGGGTACCTTGGATTAGAGCCACGGGGTCTAGatttgtctctgtgtgtatgCACCTGTGGAtctgtgtgtgtttaattgtTTCTGCTGTGCTTGGCTGCTCATAATGTTTTGCAAAATCAAACCGGAGTCTTTGTGCCTAGTGATAAACAGACTCAGGAGTCCTGTATTTTCACAGtacacacagaaaaattattCCTGTATGCTCCTCCTGCAGATAATTCTAACTAGCTTCTGTTGTCTGAGCCCAAAGtgcttattgtttttgttttttttttttcatgtttcaaggATGAGGGTAAATAACTGATTTGTGTGGAGCtcttatatgccaggcactaaatgttttatgtatattatgtcTAGATTCCTTTAACTGTGGCATTCCCTTTTTGAACAGAGTTTAAGTAACACACAGGAGTAAATTGCAGAGCCAGGAAATAATTCCTGATTCTGTCTCCAGAATCCAGTCTTCAAAAGATTTGTTACTTTGTATCTATATTCTATCTTTCTCACTGGGAAGCCCTTGTTGTGCCATTTGCTAGTTACTTTCCTTTCTGCTTCATCTTTCTGAGCTTcaatcaatttcttctttttgaaaattaaccTATAATATCTTCCTTACATATACTatgtaaagaaatgaaacatgatATATTGAAAAAGTATCCACCTCAGTGAATGTTACTTTTTCTTCTATGGAGTATAGTGAGGGAATTTTTgagcaaaacaagacaaaacctaaAGAAGAATGAGCACTTTAAATCACATAAAACAACTggactttacttttattttacttttttcagttATGAAAATTTCCAAGCACATACAAAGGCTGAGAGACTACTATAACGAACCTCCCATCAATATATGGCTAATCTTGTTTCATCCATACCCCATCTGCTAATTATTCTGAAGGAAATATCTCAGAGATTTGCCCAttaattcttaagtattttaatatatgtctCCAAAAgataaggattatttttaaacacacacacacacacacacacacacacacacacacacacactatactaATATCACTTCTGTGTCAGGGGTCCCCAGGACCACCCACAGGCTCACTAATTGGCTAGAAGGACCCATAGGACTCAGCATACATACACTCCaaagcaaaatcaacaaagaaaaatgtgcatTGGCAAAGTCCAAAGGAAACCAGGGACAAGCTTTCCTGAATCCTCCCCAATGGAGTCACACAAAACACACTTGATTTCCCCAGCAATAAGTTGTCACAACATATACAGGATTTTTATTGGAGGCACCCTCTGTCTAGCACATACCAATTTTTTAGACTTCCAGAAGGAAGGCAGGTTTTCATCATAAATCACATTGACTGTTACAAACAGGCACAGTGAGTTTCAACTCCTATCAGGTCTGGGAATGGCAGGACACCGGCAGAAATCCAAATTGCCAGATACCAGCCAAGGGCCAACCTGGCAAGCaggcttttcttttgcttcttcttctttttttttttttaatgtttagttattaattttgagagagagactgagagaacatgaacaggacagggacagagagagagagagagagagagagagagagaatccccagcaggctctgcactgtcattcttgaacccaacatggggctcaatctcacaaaccatgagatcatgacctgaaccgaaatgaagagtcagaccctcagctgactgagccacccaggcgccccacaagcaGGCTTTTCTAAAGATAGAGTCCTTAGGTCTGCTGCACCAGCCCTTTGCTCtacaatatcttaaaattttgtcAATATTTCCTTAAACCAGTGAGTAGTTACATTTCCCAAACTATCGTAATACTTTTAGCAGTTTGTTTTGAATAAGCACCTAAATAAAGCTCATATATTGCAATTGATTAATgcctctttagtttttttttttttttttttgatatatggGTTCCccattcatcttttttatttcttacattactTTTTACTGAAGAAACAAGGCTATTTTTCCTTTAGAGTTTTAGAGTTTCCCAGTCTGTTTACTGTCATATCcctgaaatgttatttaaaaattttttccatcCCCAGTCAGGCCTTTTAAAATCGGATTTTGATTTAAATCGCTTCCCTTCTGAGGCagttgggtggcccagtcggctaagtgtccaactcttgattttagctaaggttatgatctcacggttgtaagatcaaaccccacatatggctctgtgctatgctgggcatgaagcctgcttaagattctctctctccgtcttccTCCACCCTTCCCTCACCACCTTCACCTGGTGTTCGTGCACAGATGCTCACGACTCATGCTcgctgtctctaaaattaaattaaatttaattgaatttaaatttaaatcaattgCTCCCTTCTGCATTAGGAAGATACTGTCTTTAGCGCCTAAGTCATTATCAAACTTCATATACTCTTAATTTGGATACCCTGCCCTTCAGATACAAGGTCATATATGTAACTACTAAGACAACTATTCCTAAAACACTGGTCTtagcaatgtttttatttacagtGACATCTCTGCCTTAGGTTTCTCAGCCTTTGTTTTTccgggcatctggctggctcagttggttaagctaccgactcttgatttcggctcaggtcatgatctcacgattcatgggatcgagccctgagttcaggctctgtgctaacagtgtggtgcctgcttgggatttttttttttttttttctctctctctctctctcttcccctcccttgctctctctcacaaaataaataaacttaaaaaaaaaataaagttcatcttaaaaaattaaattaagaattctATTAAGCCAGTTattgcttgtatttatttattttttacccaaGCTTAGTGGTTAGACAGTTGGCCCAGTTCCAAAGCCCGTAGTATGCCTAAAATGTGAGCTAACACTGCAGAGCcactaatgaaaagaaaacacaaacttgTACTTTATAAAGATCATATCAAGAATGGCATTAGCAGTCTCTTAATGAACATACAGGATGGTCTTATGACATTGATAACttcaagaatgaaaacaaattctgAGGCAAAACCAGCCCCATAGGCTTAACTAAGTAATCCCATCTCAGTCCTTAGTAATTGTACCAATTCCTATCTTTTTATCTCAATACCATGAActtttagacatttttccagatcTTTCAGGGGAAGGTAAGAAAAACTAGCATTTCTTGAGCATCTATATATTCCTAGAATGTccagcatttttatttctcttctggcCATGGATGCAGAAAGATGTAAGTTTTATtctactactttatttttttaaccaaggaAAAGATTAGGGACCCAAGAATCTGGAGTTGTTCAGGTTTCAGAAGAGTGTCAACAGACTTAAGACTTTATAAGAACAAgttggctggggtgcctgggtggctcagttggtcaggcatccaactttagctcaggtcatgatcttacggttcgtgggttcaagtcccatgtcaagctctatgctgatagctcagggcctggagcctgattctgattctgtgtttccctctctttctccgcctgtcccctactctcactctatctgtctctttctcaaaataaataaataaacattaaagaaaaattaagaacaagTCAGAAttgttttacagaaaaatgaaatacttgcCCTAATCTACACTGAAGACAATAAGAAATAGGCataaatttgaaaggaaagaCTTAAATTTGATATGAGTATTTTGCCCTATCAGAAATGAAACCCTAAATGATGTTCATAAGTGGGAAGTGACAGATTCtaattcattgaaaatattttggtatttgttaAGCACGATCTCTGGAATGGTTTCTCAGTTTGAATCAGTGGAGAAAGTGAAGCAGCTGTTTGTATTCATATGATCCCACGTTCACGTTCCTTCTCatgttgttttcttctagaatggGTTCTTCCCCACAACTGACTTACCTGAGTGTTGCTGACGCTGATCTTCTCAACAGGACTTGGTCGCGGGGTGGCAATGAACAGTGTCTCCGGTACATCGTGAACCTCATCTCTTGCTTCCCCAGTGTATGTGTCCGCGATGACAAGGGAAACCCAGTCTCTTGGTCTCTCACAGATCAGTTTGCCACCATGTGCCATGGCTATACCTTGCCAGAGCATCGCAGAAAAGGTTATTGCAAGCTGGTGGCCCTTACACTGGCCAGGAAGTTACAAAGCCAGGGGTTCCCCTGTCAGGGTAATGTCCTGGATGACAACTGGGCATCCATAAGCCTCCTGAAGAGTGTCCATGCTGAGTTCTTGCCTTGTCGTTTTCATAGGCTTATTCTCATCCCTGCAACTTTCTCTGGTCAAATTTACCTGTAGCCCATTGAAACTCcaggaattttcttcctttccctgaaCACAGATATTCCCAAGCTGCCAATGAGGGGGAAATTCAACCTGGAATCAGAAGAATCTTGGGTtattgaaaacattctggaaaagatacaCAGGATCAGCCTGAGAAGCCTTAAATCTTCCTGTCTCAGGTTTCTACAGTAAATAACTAGGGGTCAGAGATAGCTATGGCTGAGAACAGGATCATTATCTTCCTCTGGGATCCACTGCAGGAAAAAGGTTCTAAATCCAGCAATTCTTAGCACAATTGCAGAAATGACTGCATGAGAACAGTGATTTAACATGTGAGCATGTGGCTACAGCTTTATTCTTGCCCCTCTGGCTTCTGCAGCGTATTTTTACAGCCATACCAATTCCCTACTACCATAAAGAACACTCCCCTGTGCCTGCCTCTGCTGTGTCTCCCTAAACCGTTCCTACCACTTCTCACCCAAGTTGTCTGTAGAATATCCTGCGTTTCCCCCTTTAATTACTGGTTCTCCATTTCTGCTTACAACTCCAGCCTATGGTTCTTCCCTGGGAATGTTCGAATGCAGTGGTTCTCACATTTTAGTGcacttcagaatcacctggaaggcagGTTGCAACACAGATGGTGGAGTGTCTCCCCCACAACCCCTGATTCAGTACCtctggggtagggcctgagaatttgcatttctaaaaagttccCACTGCTCAGTTGTCTTGGATTGAGGAATGAAGATGTGGGCATTTTAAATACTAGAAACAGAGGATGTCTGTGGGTGTGAACGCAGATGCGCATATAACCATTTTCACAgatacatctatatatacattcctttcatatttatatatgcatatgtataaacTCATAGAATTTTGATAAGATGATAAACTTGCAttgaatatgaaaaatttaaggATCGGGGAAAATAAATTACATCTTCAAGATAATATAATCAGTGTTAGATGTCAAACCAGAATGCTCTTATTTTGatttcaatctatttttttttcactaaatcaTGTATCTTTTTcgtaaaggaaatttaaatgcttaaataaatactttcattagtcttttatcattatttttttttaatttggtttccaattacttgtgtgtgtatgtgtgtatgtatgaatgtgtatatatatatatgtatacatatatatatacataaatttttcAAGGACTGCAAAGGAAGAGGTAAGCATCACAAGCTGTGTTCTCCCATTTGCAATAAAAGCAGGCAGAAACACAATAGTTGGATTTGTCTAGTCTGTATAAAGTTGATTTAGCcatacagaaaatattattttcttatcccAACAGAGGTCATAGAATCCCAACTACAAAGATAAAGGGAGATtcaattttaagtgtttattctgagagaagtAAACAAACTGAaagaatcattttaataaaaaaacaagactcctTGGGAgtaaatatatgcttatttttactCAGCCATCCTGAGTGACTGGTTACCTGGAAACTTATTCTTGGTCCCAAGGGAAGAGCACCAAGGAATCAGAGTCCATAAAGCCCTTGGGGGAATATGGTCTAGGTTCTGCCCCAGGGATGCTTATTATGTTCAGCATTGATTAAACAAGGGTTATTCCTATCTGGTATATGGCAATAATATTATAGCCTTACTTTATTCTAAATAATAATTGCctacagtttatttaaaatttaacgGTGTACTGATAGTTGTGCCAAATGTAGATATATATAACTTAATCTTTGTGAAGGATAGGAATTATCTTATTTTGAGAATTCTGGCTCAGAGGTGTTAGGACTCAGCAAATGTTACGTAGGTTTTAAGTGGCCACATCATGATCAGATCCAGATTTTGTCATATTCTGAAGCCTGTACTGTTACTCATTATGCTAATTGGCCCCAAACAGCTTGAAACTCTTTGGGGGCAATTACTCTTTTATCTAAttgctttctgaatttttcaccaccacccccgccccaaaATGGGCTccgtattttgaaagagatttttttccatcAATTTTCACTgcaagtttatatatatatatatattttttaaattttattttccagataacCATGTTGGATATAATAGTTCAACTTTCAACTCTGTTTCTAGCTCTTTTAAGGAATGTGTGGAGAAATATCTGGAGTAAGGAGAGAAcggcaagaagagagagagactcaagaaGTAGGAAGGGACTGGGTCCTTAATGCTGACTTAAGAAATTTCAGTATGACATACAAAGTGTTGAAGAGTTTTAAGCAGACTATTCATCTGTTTGTAAATCAATCGGGAGGGTATTGCAATAGTCTAGGCAAGAGGTGATCCAAGTTTAGTTTGGCTTTGAATGCAGGTAATGATGTTGGTGAGAAGCGAACCATTACCACAGGTATTTAGGAGGAAAAGGTGTCAGGATTTCATGGCCACAGGATATACTGAGACAGACATGTCAAGAATGCCTCCTTGGTGTCTATGGTGTCTACGGTAGGTGTCTATGTTGTGAAACCCGTGGCTGGTGGTGTTTTTCACTGAGGGAAGAAATACTGAAACAAAACCAGATGTGAAGCAACTGGGAGCAGAAGGGATTGTTTGTTCAGTTTGGGGATGTTGAGTTTTAAAACCTATTAAGTGATAGGTTCAAGTTGTGTCTCAGGGAAATTGTCCGTAACAGAGGTTTAAATTTACGAGTGGTAGAAACATAGATGGTAACCGAAGCCATGTATTTGGCTGAGCATGCCTAGGAAGGGGCCTTGAGGACATCAACAATGTAAGGTTGAGTGAAGGAGAAGGTTCTGGAATGGGAAAGAGAGTAGCAAAGGCAGGAGAAAAGCCAGGAGGTGACTGTCACcaatcagaaaggagaaaaatatcaaaacaggGATGGTCAATGGTGTCAAATTATGCTGAGAAGACAAGAATATGTAAGGAATGAAAAGTTTACATTGccctatcaaatattttaaatacatgtacgaaaaagaagccagaaacaagaAGACATGCAGTATGATTCTGTTTGTATCaagttcaaaaccaggcaaaataAATCTATAGCCTTAGAAATTAGGAAGCAGTCACCCTTCAGGATGGCAGCAAGAAGAGGATGGAAGTGGCTTCTATTTCTGGTAATGTGCTGATTCTTGACCCAGGTAGGTCATGAAAGTATGTTCACTCTGGGAAGCTCACTGAGCTCTAGAATTATAATTTATGCACTCTTCTGTATGTATGTTACACTGCCATCTGAAACACCTATTAACAGAAAACAGACCTGCAAttcggggggcagggggacacatATTCCCTTCACCCAAGAATTCCACTTCTAAAAATATCTTACTGGGggaccggggtggctcagttggttaaaagtccaacttcggctcaggtcatgatctcacggttcatgagtttgagccccgtatctggctctctactgtcagcacagagctggcttcggattttctgtccctctctctctctttccctcccctgctcactctctctccctctccctctctctctttctcaaaaatgagtccacattaaaaaaataatgtatcttaCTGGTATAATAGCAAGTCTACAAAGATTTAATAAAAGGATTTCATTATACATTGTTCattaagattaaaaaagtaaactaaatattttaagtaactcACTGATTAAATACAGGGCAGCCATTCAGTGAAACTCTACAGAACACCAGAAAACTGCTTGATATGGAAAAGATGTACATGATAACACCAAATGCAAAGCAATGCAAAGCAATCACAGAAAAGTCTGTATCATCTATTTAAAATTCAACTGTGAAGAGAGGAAATCATAGGCAAATAGTTCTGAAAGCAGCATAAAGGCTTTTACTGGGAAAAGAGGAGTCTGGTGAATGGTAGCAAGTACTTCATGGTGTGCCCATGGCTACACATGGTGAAAGGAGTCAATATGGGTAACATGCTCAGCTCGCCTGAGACAGGTACTTGTCCTGTTTTGCAAAGGTCTGTGTAGTTTTGCAAGAATGAATATTCACCCTGCCTAAGAACAACTAGGGGAAAATACAGAAGGACAAATGAGAATTTAATCTGCTCAAATTTTCGGAACAACATAAGGAAGTGCAATTTGGGGTGACACTTATACATCCTCTAAAACAGAATCTCATTTAATATTACAAGTTTTGATTCTCTTCGTTTTGCATTTTTAATCACTAGTTTTTGTTGGGTGATttgaattttgagaaagaatatgaAGTAACTATGAATTAAATGTCCTTAAGTTGTCTGTGACAAAACCTGAAGTTTTGTATCTGTTCTCTACCCTCAGTACACACTAGGGACAGGGAGAAAATGAACGTACGATGGAAGAGTGTAGCACCAACTGTAGAAATGATTTCTTCCTTTCAGGCTGGCATGTttgcattaaaattatttcagtggGGACACTGTTCTCTTAGTGCAGCTAGAATTAACAGCATAGTTCCATTTTCCCAAGTTTGTAAAAGCCCATGTTTCTCAATCTCTCTTAGAAACCTTTGCTCCAACTATAAAACCCAATCACtggcggtgcctgggtgactcagttggttaagcatctgattctttgtttaggctcaggtcatgatctcaccgtttgtaaCTTCGCAtcccacatggggttctgcactgacagcatggagactgcttgggattctctctccctctcccactctctctctctctctctctgcccctccctgttctctctctctcaaaataaataaataaacttaaaaaaaaaaaaacaccaatcaCTTATACCCTCTTGCTTTTCTCATTGTGGCTCTTACTACACcgaaaaatgaaagtaaagagGGAAAGTAACCACTCTCggtctctcctcttttcttcacCGCCTCTTACTTCAGCAGTGCTGGAATCATGTATGTTATCAgacttgtttctattttgttcacttctcaagagaattttttttcttttttttttttttcttttttttttttcaatgtttatttatttttgggacagagagagacagagcacgaatgggggaggggcagagagagagggagacacagaatcggaaacaggctccaggctctgagccatcagcccagagcctgacgcagggctcgaactcacggaccgtgagatcgtgacctggctgaagtcggacgcttaactgactgcgccacccaggcgccccgagaatttttttttcttaagtgcattttttttcacttcctctttaaaaaaattttttttttatttattttgagagaaagagagagagagcacaagcagaggaggggcagagagagggggacagagagagaatcccaagcaggctccgtgctgccagcacagagcccgatacaggggctgcatcccaggaaccgtgagataggacttgagccaagatcaagagtcggacacgtaaccaactaagccacccaggtgccccttttctacTTCTCTTATTCCTGCCCTtgtgatattaaaaaattataaagagagaATAGTGTCTCAGTATTCCTCTTTCTAGTTTACGTTAAGCTTTCTCTTTCACTAACATCTACATTTTTCCAAGGTAAAATATgttctaggttttttgttttttttttaatttttttcaacgtttatttatttttgggacagagagagagacagagcatgaacgggggagggacagagagagagggagacacagaatcggaaacaggctccaggctctgagccatcagcccagagcctgatgcggggctcgaacccacggaccgcgagatcgtgacctggatgaagtcggacgcttaaccgactgcaccacccaggtgcccctgttctagGTTTTAAAAAGCATTGCTTATAGTATAAGAATATCAGATGTTTGGTTAGTACCATGAAGTTATTTCAGTGAACACTAGATGTCAGGTTTTAGTTCCAGATTATTGCACAAAGAGCCAACATTTGAATTGTTGCTAGTTGTTTCATTAGAATTTTTGCTGCATTTTGCTCTATTTGCTTTCAGCAGTTTCTTGGGGCTAGAAAAGTTTATTATAGGGCTTATGGGGaaaataaatacctaagaataGCAATACAAATT
This window contains:
- the GLYATL3 gene encoding glycine N-acyltransferase-like protein 3, translating into MSVLNCSTKLLILEKMLKSHFPESLKVYGAVMNINRGNPFQKEVVVDSWPDFKAVITRRQKEAEMDNLDHYTNAYAVFYKDIRAYRQLLEEHDVINWDQVFQIQGLQSELYDVSKAVANSKQLDVKLTSFKAVYFSPLSTLPNTSSLMGSSPQLTYLSVADADLLNRTWSRGGNEQCLRYIVNLISCFPSVCVRDDKGNPVSWSLTDQFATMCHGYTLPEHRRKGYCKLVALTLARKLQSQGFPCQGNVLDDNWASISLLKSVHAEFLPCRFHRLILIPATFSGQIYL